Proteins from a genomic interval of Nostoc sp. TCL240-02:
- a CDS encoding pyridoxal phosphate-dependent aminotransferase, producing MGVSEIGRKKISAKADQFRESVIREMTRVALQHGAVNLAQGFPDFPCPLELKQAAYEAIEADVNQYAITWGDRAFRHAIASKVRWYLGLDIDPETQITVTCGSTEAMASVMLATVDPGDEVIVFEPYYENYGPDAILAGATPRYVTLHPPHWTFDEAQLRQAFNANTKAIIINTPHNPTGKVFTREELTLIAELCQKWDVLAFTDEIYEHILYDGTQHIALATLPGMEERTITINGLSKTYSVTGWRVGYILANPALTGAIRKVHDFLTVGAPAPLQRAGVAAMQLPPSYYEELGKLYHQKRDSILQILDGVGIPYFLPQGAYYVLADISKFGYKTDIEFTYHLIKNIGVAVVPGSSFFSQPEKGHSLIRFCFSKTPETLQAASDRLLKLQQTLQSTT from the coding sequence ATGGGAGTGAGTGAGATTGGGCGTAAAAAAATATCAGCGAAGGCAGACCAGTTTAGAGAGTCGGTAATTCGGGAAATGACACGGGTGGCACTGCAACATGGTGCAGTAAATCTGGCTCAGGGGTTCCCTGATTTTCCATGTCCCTTGGAGTTGAAACAGGCAGCTTATGAAGCCATAGAAGCAGATGTCAACCAGTATGCCATTACTTGGGGCGATCGCGCATTTCGTCATGCGATCGCTAGCAAAGTTCGTTGGTATCTCGGCTTAGATATCGACCCTGAAACCCAAATCACCGTCACCTGTGGTTCCACAGAAGCAATGGCATCTGTAATGCTGGCGACAGTCGATCCCGGTGACGAAGTAATTGTATTTGAGCCTTATTACGAAAACTACGGCCCCGATGCGATTTTAGCTGGTGCTACACCCCGATACGTAACACTGCATCCTCCCCATTGGACATTTGATGAAGCACAGTTGCGTCAAGCTTTCAATGCTAATACCAAAGCTATTATTATCAACACACCCCATAACCCCACCGGCAAAGTTTTCACCCGTGAAGAACTCACCTTAATTGCTGAACTTTGTCAAAAATGGGATGTGTTAGCCTTCACAGATGAAATCTACGAACATATTCTCTATGATGGCACTCAACATATTGCCCTAGCGACCCTTCCCGGTATGGAAGAACGCACCATTACCATTAACGGTTTATCCAAAACTTATAGTGTCACCGGATGGCGAGTTGGTTACATTTTGGCAAACCCCGCATTAACAGGAGCCATTCGCAAAGTCCATGATTTTCTTACCGTTGGCGCTCCTGCACCATTGCAACGAGCCGGAGTTGCCGCGATGCAACTACCACCATCCTATTATGAAGAACTAGGCAAACTTTATCACCAGAAGCGAGACTCCATCTTACAGATACTCGATGGAGTTGGCATTCCTTACTTCCTTCCCCAAGGAGCCTATTATGTTCTTGCAGATATTTCTAAATTTGGCTACAAAACAGATATTGAATTCACTTACCATCTAATTAAAAATATTGGTGTTGCCGTAGTTCCTGGTTCCAGCTTTTTCAGCCAACCAGAAAAAGGTCATTCATTGATCAGATTCTGCTTTAGCAAAACACCTGAGACATTACAAGCAGCGAGCGATCGCTTACTCAAGCTACAGCAAACTCTGCAATCGACAACTTAA
- a CDS encoding MBL fold metallo-hydrolase has translation MKSLHRPDLYSWSNFNPARNIDFNGIAWIRPDGNILIDPVALSNHDWNHLKSLGGVVWIVLTNSEHIRASKDIADQTYAKIAGPVAEKDTFPIHCDRWLSDGEEFVPGLQVIELQGSKTPGELALLLEETTLITGDLVRARKAGSLTILPDDKLLNREEAVASVRRLAQLSRVEAVLVGDGWPIFRDGRDRLQELVATL, from the coding sequence ATGAAATCTTTGCACCGTCCCGATCTCTATAGCTGGTCTAATTTCAATCCGGCAAGAAATATTGATTTCAATGGGATTGCCTGGATTCGCCCGGATGGAAACATCTTGATTGACCCAGTAGCCCTATCAAATCATGATTGGAATCATTTGAAATCCCTCGGTGGTGTGGTTTGGATTGTGCTGACGAATTCCGAGCATATCAGGGCAAGTAAAGATATTGCCGATCAAACTTATGCTAAGATAGCCGGCCCAGTGGCAGAAAAAGACACTTTTCCCATACATTGCGATCGCTGGTTATCTGATGGTGAAGAGTTCGTACCCGGATTACAAGTAATTGAACTCCAAGGCTCGAAAACTCCCGGTGAATTGGCTCTGTTACTGGAGGAGACAACTTTGATTACAGGGGATTTAGTACGGGCACGTAAAGCAGGTAGCTTAACTATATTGCCAGATGACAAGCTACTAAATCGAGAGGAGGCTGTTGCTTCTGTTCGCAGGTTAGCTCAACTGAGTCGAGTTGAAGCAGTGCTGGTGGGGGATGGTTGGCCTATCTTCCGCGATGGACGCGATCGCTTGCAGGAACTTGTAGCCACGCTGTAA
- a CDS encoding AAA family ATPase, producing the protein MALDPIKFFNACNPSKTLKIENKEDQQYYIDFSPVRGGNVIQRLRRTIANQPDESTCQLFTGHIGCGKSTELFRLKDELEKQGFHVVYFESSADLDMADVDVSDILLAITRQVSASLEKVKIKLRPSYFVDLFNEIADFLQTPVVPEFEFSLPLGIGKVTAKTKDSPRLRSQLRQYLEPRTSGILEAINQQVLERAKEQLKLQGYQGLVVIIDNLDRVDISPKASGRSQPEYLFIDRGEQLKKLNCHLVYTIPLVLIFSNELSTLTNRFGIKPVLLPMVTVKNREKTYNLEGIKLLRQMVLARAFPWLGEIERLSRINEVFDSDETLDRLCRVSGGHVRNLLVLLYSCLQEDDPPIGRDCLEMVIREYRDDLVSAISDNEWALLLQVLQQRDNVKGEDEYQTLLRSMFLFEYRDVDGRWFDINPAIAESKKFKL; encoded by the coding sequence ATGGCTTTAGACCCTATTAAGTTTTTTAATGCCTGTAATCCCAGTAAGACTCTAAAAATTGAGAATAAAGAAGACCAACAGTACTATATTGACTTCTCACCAGTGCGTGGAGGCAATGTAATTCAACGTTTACGGCGGACGATCGCTAATCAACCAGATGAGTCAACCTGCCAATTATTCACTGGACATATTGGCTGTGGTAAATCTACAGAACTATTTCGCCTCAAAGATGAATTAGAAAAGCAAGGCTTTCATGTAGTCTACTTTGAGTCCAGTGCTGATTTAGATATGGCAGATGTGGATGTCAGCGATATTTTATTAGCAATAACTCGTCAAGTTAGTGCCAGCTTAGAAAAGGTTAAAATCAAACTTAGACCAAGCTACTTTGTCGATTTGTTTAATGAAATTGCGGATTTTTTACAAACACCAGTAGTTCCAGAATTTGAATTTTCATTACCTTTGGGAATTGGTAAAGTCACTGCCAAGACTAAAGATAGTCCCAGACTCCGCAGCCAGTTGCGCCAATACCTAGAACCTCGGACTAGCGGCATATTAGAAGCTATTAATCAACAGGTATTAGAGCGTGCCAAAGAGCAGCTGAAGCTACAAGGTTATCAGGGATTAGTAGTAATTATTGATAATCTTGATCGCGTCGATATCTCTCCTAAAGCCTCTGGTCGTTCTCAGCCAGAATATTTGTTCATTGACCGGGGTGAGCAGTTAAAGAAACTCAATTGCCATTTGGTTTATACCATTCCCCTAGTCTTAATTTTCTCCAATGAATTAAGCACTCTGACAAATCGTTTTGGGATCAAGCCTGTACTCTTACCAATGGTGACAGTCAAGAACCGTGAAAAAACCTATAACTTAGAAGGAATAAAGTTGCTGCGACAAATGGTTTTAGCACGGGCATTTCCTTGGCTGGGTGAAATAGAACGGTTAAGTCGCATTAACGAAGTTTTTGATTCAGATGAAACCTTAGACCGTCTTTGTAGAGTTAGCGGTGGACATGTGCGAAATCTGTTAGTTTTGCTTTACAGTTGTTTGCAAGAAGATGACCCCCCTATTGGGCGGGACTGTCTGGAAATGGTCATCCGTGAGTATCGGGATGATTTGGTGTCAGCAATTAGTGATAACGAGTGGGCACTACTGCTACAAGTTTTGCAACAGAGGGATAATGTCAAAGGAGAGGACGAATACCAAACTCTTTTACGAAGTATGTTTTTATTTGAATACCGAGATGTTGACGGACGCTGGTTTGATATTAACCCGGCAATCGCAGAATCCAAGAAATTTAAGCTATGA
- the ribD gene encoding bifunctional diaminohydroxyphosphoribosylaminopyrimidine deaminase/5-amino-6-(5-phosphoribosylamino)uracil reductase RibD: MDNSPVVAQANASLPNYTQENIHLVESAVIKEKIGTDFDSRMMLRCLELARRALGRTSPNPLVGAVIVKDGEIVGEGFHPRAGEPHAEVFALQAAGDRSRGATIYVSLEPCNHYGRTPPCSEGLIQAGVAKVVVGMVDPNPLVAGGGIAHLRAAGIEVLVGVEESACRQLNEAFVHRILYKRPLGILKYAMTLDGKIATTSGHSAWVTSQEARNEVHQVRAACDAIIVGGNTVRQDNPYLTSHHAEAHNPLRVVMSRHLNLPESAHLWQTADAPTLVLTQKGANPDFQELLRKLGVEIVELTSLTPDNAMAYLYERGFCSVLWECGGTLAASAIAQGAVQKVLAFIAPKIIGGSIAPTPVGDLGFTTMTEALSLERVRWRVVGSDCLVEGYFPQKANSQ; encoded by the coding sequence ATGGATAATTCCCCAGTGGTCGCTCAAGCAAATGCATCCTTACCAAATTACACTCAGGAAAATATACATTTAGTGGAGTCAGCAGTTATAAAAGAAAAGATCGGAACTGATTTTGACTCTCGCATGATGCTGCGGTGTTTGGAACTTGCTCGCCGCGCTTTAGGACGGACTTCGCCCAATCCATTAGTGGGAGCGGTGATTGTCAAGGATGGCGAGATTGTCGGCGAAGGGTTTCATCCTCGTGCAGGTGAGCCTCATGCAGAAGTGTTTGCTTTGCAAGCAGCAGGCGATCGCTCACGTGGTGCAACAATCTATGTGTCACTCGAACCTTGCAATCACTACGGACGCACTCCCCCTTGTTCGGAAGGATTGATCCAAGCTGGAGTGGCAAAAGTCGTAGTAGGTATGGTTGATCCCAATCCACTGGTAGCTGGAGGTGGTATCGCCCATTTACGTGCGGCAGGGATCGAAGTGTTAGTAGGAGTAGAAGAATCAGCTTGTCGTCAGCTAAATGAAGCTTTTGTGCATCGCATTCTCTACAAGCGACCTTTGGGAATTTTAAAATATGCCATGACTTTAGATGGCAAAATTGCTACCACCTCTGGTCATAGCGCCTGGGTGACAAGCCAAGAGGCCCGCAATGAAGTACATCAAGTGCGGGCGGCTTGCGATGCAATAATTGTCGGCGGCAATACAGTCCGACAAGATAACCCTTATTTAACTAGCCATCATGCGGAGGCACATAACCCCCTGCGGGTGGTGATGAGTCGCCATCTCAACTTACCGGAAAGTGCCCACCTGTGGCAAACTGCGGATGCTCCTACTTTGGTATTGACTCAAAAGGGTGCTAACCCCGATTTCCAAGAACTGTTGCGAAAACTTGGAGTGGAAATCGTGGAATTAACATCACTTACACCAGATAACGCAATGGCGTACTTATATGAGCGGGGTTTTTGTAGCGTCTTGTGGGAATGTGGCGGTACCCTAGCTGCTAGTGCGATCGCTCAAGGAGCAGTGCAAAAAGTTTTGGCATTTATTGCCCCAAAAATCATTGGTGGTAGCATTGCTCCCACACCAGTGGGCGATTTAGGTTTTACTACCATGACTGAGGCATTGTCTCTAGAACGTGTTCGTTGGCGCGTAGTAGGCTCTGACTGCTTAGTGGAAGGTTATTTTCCCCAAAAAGCTAATAGTCAATAG
- a CDS encoding serine/threonine-protein kinase, whose translation MTITLLNNRYQVIQVIGAGGFGETFLAEDVHMPSRRRCVIKQLKPITNNDPQNYQLIQQRFEREAATLEYLGESSNQIPKLYAYFSENGQFYLVQEWIHGQTLTKIVEAKGFESEAAVRQILLSLLSVLNYVHSKGIIHRDIKPENIILRSVDNKPVLIDFGAVKETIRSVVNSSGYPTRSLVIGTPGYMPSEQAVGRPVYATDIYSLGLTAIYLLTGKHPQELLTDLKTGEILWQQHAPNISSQLAAVLNQAIKPHAGDRYSTASKMLHALQSASNIPPELAANTPTVNFYPPATSTRQTQPLYSPQKPTVISGTSTPGNWQKPAVIIGSLLVGGLIGAIVIPNIIRQQQPETTIVTSRTPSLESLPTPASTESPLSSQTSPAPVVPASQPRKRVILNPLPTFNPPVVSTPQPEKEPVISDTPAPEVPSTPQPEPENIAVPTPEAPSAPQKNDQPPKKVAVTTSSQSVPVFPTGTSRSTVEATLGKPNQDLRGAWGKTRAVVYKLVPNKIDLGYLFDRNSKVLRQTEVSFAQSVDPQVMEATLNGLLDGQATEEIKQGLKQVQQGQSDNFSFKNGSVKGQIIRQECNFIYISIWDENLHDFVSPSTAKRC comes from the coding sequence ATGACAATAACCCTGCTAAACAATCGCTATCAAGTTATCCAGGTAATCGGTGCTGGGGGTTTTGGTGAAACCTTTCTGGCAGAAGATGTTCACATGCCTTCTCGCCGTCGTTGTGTGATTAAGCAACTCAAACCGATAACTAATAACGATCCGCAAAATTACCAACTGATCCAACAACGGTTTGAACGGGAAGCCGCAACCTTGGAGTATTTGGGTGAAAGTAGTAACCAAATTCCTAAACTCTACGCCTACTTTTCTGAGAACGGGCAATTTTACCTTGTCCAAGAATGGATTCACGGCCAAACTCTGACGAAAATTGTCGAAGCCAAAGGATTTGAGAGTGAAGCTGCTGTTCGGCAAATTCTCTTGAGTCTGCTTTCAGTGTTAAATTATGTCCACAGTAAAGGCATTATTCACCGGGATATCAAACCTGAGAACATTATTCTCCGTTCTGTTGATAACAAGCCAGTTTTGATTGATTTTGGTGCAGTCAAAGAAACAATCCGTTCTGTCGTTAACTCTTCAGGATACCCCACGCGATCGCTCGTTATTGGTACGCCTGGATATATGCCTAGCGAACAAGCCGTTGGCCGCCCAGTTTACGCCACTGATATCTACAGCTTAGGTTTAACGGCGATTTATCTGCTGACTGGCAAACACCCGCAAGAATTACTAACGGATCTCAAAACTGGGGAAATACTTTGGCAGCAGCACGCCCCTAATATCTCTTCTCAATTAGCGGCGGTACTCAATCAGGCAATTAAGCCTCATGCTGGCGATCGCTACAGCACTGCTAGTAAGATGTTACACGCTTTGCAGTCTGCTAGTAATATCCCTCCTGAGTTAGCTGCAAATACTCCCACAGTTAATTTTTATCCCCCTGCGACATCGACTCGACAAACCCAGCCATTATATTCCCCACAAAAACCAACTGTGATTTCAGGGACTTCCACTCCTGGAAACTGGCAAAAACCTGCTGTAATTATTGGTAGTTTGCTGGTAGGCGGCTTGATTGGTGCAATAGTAATTCCTAACATCATTCGTCAGCAACAACCAGAAACAACCATTGTTACAAGTCGCACCCCATCGCTAGAATCTTTGCCTACTCCCGCATCTACCGAATCGCCTCTTTCTTCCCAAACTTCTCCAGCCCCAGTTGTACCAGCCTCACAACCACGAAAGCGAGTAATTCTCAATCCTTTGCCAACCTTTAATCCCCCAGTTGTATCCACACCACAGCCAGAAAAAGAACCTGTAATTTCAGATACTCCAGCGCCAGAAGTGCCTTCTACACCACAACCAGAACCAGAGAATATTGCAGTTCCCACACCAGAAGCACCTTCAGCACCACAGAAGAATGATCAGCCACCTAAAAAAGTAGCTGTGACTACCAGCAGTCAAAGTGTTCCCGTATTTCCTACAGGTACATCCAGAAGTACCGTAGAAGCTACCCTCGGCAAACCAAATCAAGATTTGAGAGGTGCATGGGGTAAGACGCGTGCTGTTGTTTACAAACTAGTCCCAAACAAAATTGATCTTGGCTACTTATTCGATCGTAATTCTAAAGTGCTGCGTCAAACAGAGGTATCTTTTGCCCAATCGGTAGACCCGCAGGTGATGGAAGCTACCTTGAATGGATTGTTAGATGGGCAAGCCACTGAAGAAATTAAGCAGGGACTAAAACAGGTACAACAGGGTCAGTCTGATAATTTTAGTTTTAAGAATGGCTCCGTTAAAGGCCAGATTATCCGCCAAGAATGTAATTTTATTTACATTAGTATTTGGGATGAAAATTTACATGATTTTGTGAGTCCATCGACAGCCAAAAGATGTTAA